Proteins from a single region of Gemmatimonadaceae bacterium:
- a CDS encoding ATP-binding protein — protein MPSFFSQQPLRRKLPIFISALVVVVVAILSGFGYDEVERAMLTATGQRVANAVQQVGGMLHESVLTLRHGARTFAADSNVVAFLRRETPQNRANVDRFLRADLARMPQVLSRSLWSREGLRFTVQPNDAGRSSLPELAPSDSLTGTNLRAWVGPLRIQQHLVVYDVVAPVLAGTATVGYFVESRRLGTGQSLQFVRDIIGSGASFLLGNADGSLWTDLSGEVAAPPNATLRDEPSEYRRGQSIQLGATGAVASTPWLVTIEIPRHIAIAPARQFIYGALAIALLMIALGSLAAWAMSRSITRPLDDIARAAQGIAEGDYSRRTSVTAQNELGLLATSFDAMADKVEAAARERENTLTLLDVVLASAPIGFALLDRELRYLRVNEALAQLNGQTCTAHLGRPASEFQPELGEDREQLLHRVLDERKAIVDVELVRGPDRNGGNDRQLRASFFPVVVAEGPPIGVGMFVAETTERRGLEAQLQQAQKMEAVGQLAGGIAHDFNNLLTVITSYGAMVMADLPRESPHATDVQEILNAANRASSLTRQLLAFSRRQVLQPNVLDLNALTGNLEKMLRRLLREDIQLVTHFDPQLALVNADAGQLEQVIVNLVVNARDSMTRGGRISLQTSNVMLGEGYGPMHANAAPGPYVLLSVSDTGKGMDKSTQAHIFEPFFTTKPVGQGTGLGLSTVYGIVKQSGGYVWVYSEIERGTTFKVYLPAVSGTPNAAEVDREVMPQLPGGPDRILLVEDEPNVRRIAKRILERNGYTVVEASNGVEALRVMERRQEPIALVLTDLVMPEMGGRELASRLRIVSPTSRVLFMSGYTEDAVLRQSVMEPGSIFLDKPFTFETLIRKVREALAA, from the coding sequence GTGCCGTCTTTCTTCTCGCAGCAGCCGCTTCGTCGCAAGCTGCCCATCTTCATCTCCGCGCTCGTGGTCGTCGTCGTCGCCATTCTCTCCGGCTTCGGCTACGACGAGGTCGAGCGCGCCATGCTCACTGCTACTGGACAGCGCGTCGCCAACGCCGTGCAGCAGGTAGGGGGGATGCTGCACGAGTCGGTGCTCACGCTCCGGCACGGTGCGCGAACCTTCGCTGCGGATTCGAACGTCGTGGCCTTCCTACGGCGCGAGACGCCCCAGAATCGGGCCAACGTCGATCGTTTTCTGCGCGCGGACCTCGCGCGAATGCCGCAGGTCCTCTCCCGCTCCCTGTGGTCGAGAGAAGGCCTCCGTTTCACAGTACAGCCGAATGATGCGGGACGATCGAGCTTGCCCGAGCTTGCTCCATCAGATTCGCTCACCGGGACGAACCTTCGCGCCTGGGTCGGTCCTCTGCGTATTCAGCAACACCTCGTCGTCTACGACGTCGTCGCGCCGGTCCTGGCCGGAACGGCAACGGTTGGCTACTTCGTCGAGTCGCGACGGCTCGGCACCGGACAGTCGCTGCAGTTCGTTCGCGACATCATCGGCTCTGGCGCCTCATTCCTCCTTGGCAATGCAGACGGCAGCCTCTGGACGGATCTCTCCGGCGAGGTGGCGGCGCCGCCTAATGCCACGCTGCGAGACGAGCCGAGTGAATATCGGCGTGGCCAATCGATTCAGCTCGGCGCGACGGGTGCAGTCGCCTCGACACCCTGGCTCGTCACCATCGAGATTCCGCGGCACATCGCCATCGCGCCCGCGCGGCAATTCATTTACGGTGCGCTCGCCATCGCGCTTCTCATGATCGCTCTGGGCTCCCTCGCTGCATGGGCGATGAGTCGCTCGATCACGCGACCGCTCGATGACATCGCGCGCGCAGCGCAGGGCATCGCCGAAGGCGATTACTCCCGACGAACGAGCGTAACGGCTCAGAATGAGCTCGGGCTCCTGGCGACCTCGTTCGATGCGATGGCGGACAAGGTGGAGGCGGCCGCGCGCGAACGGGAGAATACGCTCACGTTGCTGGACGTCGTACTCGCCAGCGCGCCAATTGGCTTCGCTCTTCTCGACCGGGAGCTCCGCTATCTCCGCGTCAATGAAGCGCTCGCGCAGCTCAACGGACAAACATGCACCGCGCACCTGGGGCGGCCCGCGAGCGAATTCCAGCCCGAGCTTGGCGAAGACCGCGAGCAGCTCCTCCATCGAGTGCTCGACGAGCGGAAGGCGATCGTTGACGTCGAGCTGGTGCGCGGCCCCGATCGCAACGGCGGGAACGATCGGCAGCTGCGGGCGAGCTTTTTCCCTGTCGTCGTGGCCGAGGGACCGCCGATCGGCGTCGGAATGTTCGTGGCCGAGACTACCGAGCGTCGTGGCCTCGAGGCTCAGCTGCAGCAGGCGCAGAAAATGGAAGCAGTCGGCCAGCTCGCCGGTGGCATCGCCCACGACTTCAACAACCTTCTGACCGTCATCACGAGCTACGGCGCGATGGTCATGGCCGACCTTCCACGCGAGAGTCCGCACGCGACCGACGTTCAGGAAATACTCAATGCCGCCAATCGCGCATCGAGCCTCACACGGCAGCTGCTGGCGTTCAGCCGCCGGCAAGTGCTGCAGCCAAATGTGCTCGATCTGAATGCGCTCACGGGTAATCTCGAAAAGATGCTGCGGCGCCTGCTACGCGAGGACATCCAACTCGTGACGCACTTCGATCCACAGCTGGCGCTCGTGAACGCGGACGCCGGCCAGCTCGAGCAAGTGATCGTGAATCTCGTCGTGAATGCCCGCGACTCGATGACGCGCGGCGGCCGCATCTCGCTCCAGACCTCCAACGTCATGCTCGGCGAAGGCTACGGGCCTATGCACGCGAACGCCGCGCCCGGACCGTACGTGCTGTTGTCGGTCAGCGATACCGGCAAGGGAATGGACAAGTCAACGCAGGCCCACATCTTCGAGCCCTTCTTCACGACGAAGCCCGTCGGTCAGGGCACTGGGTTGGGCCTCTCGACCGTGTACGGCATCGTGAAGCAGTCCGGCGGTTACGTGTGGGTTTACAGCGAGATCGAGCGCGGCACGACGTTCAAGGTTTACCTGCCGGCCGTCTCTGGAACGCCTAACGCCGCCGAAGTCGATCGCGAGGTGATGCCGCAGCTCCCGGGCGGTCCGGATAGAATTCTCCTTGTCGAAGACGAGCCGAACGTGCGTCGCATCGCCAAGCGGATTCTCGAGCGCAACGGATACACCGTGGTCGAGGCGTCGAACGGCGTCGAGGCGCTGCGGGTCATGGAGCGCCGCCAGGAGCCCATCGCCCTCGTTCTCACCGATCTCGTGATGCCGGAAATGGGTGGTCGCGAGCTCGCGTCGCGGCTGCGCATCGTGAGTCCCACGTCGCGTGTGCTCTTCATGTCCGGCTACACCGAAGATGCGGTGCTACGGCAGAGCGTCATGGAACCGGGCTCGATCTTCCTCGACAAGCCCTTCACGTTCGAGACGCTGATTCGGAAGGTGCGAGAGGCGCTCGCGGCGTAA
- a CDS encoding YifB family Mg chelatase-like AAA ATPase, whose protein sequence is MKAKRFGLQRNDDVRAARLRYGACVLATIRSAGVIGIDAYDVSVEVDCARGLPQFAIVGLPAGSVKESRERVSAAIVNSGFLLPARRTTVNLAPADRRKDGTGFDLPIALGVLVATGQLLPESVAGIAAIGELALDGAIRPVRGVLPIARRVAHERKTTLVVPRGNVREAQLVSDARLAAPPTLGELVLQLRHRRLETPDPVPNESVTVADIPDLCEVIGQEAAKRALEIAAAGDHGLLLIGPPGAGKTMLARCMPGLLPALSGSEALEVIAVHSVAGLLLPERAPSVVRPFRAPHHTISTAGLVGGSSPPRPGEVSLAHLGVLFLDEMLEFPRHTLDALRQPLEDGHVVIARAAGSVRYPARFTLIGAMNPCPCGRAGDPLHRCTCAAADVVRYRARLSGPLIDRIDLNVNVKAVPVRQLAARDEREGTLAARARVERARARQRTRYAPLGWPQANGRAPGRWLQSSTPIEPDARELLATAAERLGLSARAFHRVLRVARTIADLDEDDVTQPAHVAEALRFRPVSSRELDEPSARSA, encoded by the coding sequence GTGAAGGCAAAACGGTTCGGGCTGCAAAGAAATGATGACGTGCGTGCCGCGCGCCTTCGCTACGGTGCCTGCGTGCTGGCCACCATTCGCTCCGCCGGGGTCATTGGCATCGATGCTTACGACGTCTCCGTCGAGGTCGACTGCGCACGCGGTCTGCCGCAATTCGCGATCGTCGGGTTGCCGGCGGGGTCGGTGAAGGAGAGCCGAGAGCGGGTCTCCGCGGCCATCGTGAATTCCGGGTTTCTGCTCCCAGCGCGACGGACGACGGTGAACCTCGCGCCCGCGGACCGGCGGAAAGACGGCACGGGTTTCGACCTCCCGATCGCATTAGGAGTGCTCGTAGCAACGGGACAGCTCCTCCCCGAAAGCGTCGCCGGCATCGCCGCGATTGGCGAGCTGGCCCTCGATGGCGCAATCCGACCCGTGCGCGGTGTACTGCCGATTGCGCGGCGCGTTGCCCATGAGCGCAAGACCACGCTCGTGGTGCCGCGAGGGAACGTTCGAGAGGCGCAGCTCGTGAGCGACGCCCGCCTCGCCGCTCCACCAACGCTGGGCGAGCTGGTGCTGCAACTGCGCCACCGCCGCCTCGAGACGCCCGATCCGGTGCCTAACGAATCGGTGACTGTCGCCGACATACCCGACCTCTGCGAGGTCATCGGTCAGGAAGCGGCGAAGCGCGCGCTCGAAATCGCGGCCGCAGGCGATCATGGTCTCCTTCTCATCGGTCCGCCCGGAGCAGGGAAGACGATGCTGGCGCGCTGCATGCCGGGACTTCTCCCTGCGCTCAGCGGCAGCGAGGCACTGGAGGTGATTGCCGTGCACTCAGTCGCCGGACTCCTTCTGCCGGAGCGCGCGCCCTCCGTCGTACGGCCATTTCGCGCGCCGCACCACACGATCTCGACAGCGGGCCTGGTCGGCGGCAGCTCACCGCCGCGGCCCGGAGAAGTCTCGCTCGCCCACCTCGGCGTGCTCTTTCTCGACGAGATGCTGGAGTTTCCGCGACACACACTCGACGCGCTGCGGCAGCCTCTCGAGGATGGACATGTCGTGATCGCTCGGGCGGCGGGGAGTGTGCGCTATCCCGCGCGATTCACCTTGATTGGAGCGATGAACCCCTGTCCCTGCGGCCGCGCCGGCGACCCGTTGCACCGTTGCACCTGCGCCGCCGCCGACGTCGTTCGCTACCGCGCCCGACTCTCCGGACCGCTCATCGATCGCATCGATCTGAACGTGAACGTGAAAGCCGTTCCCGTTAGGCAGCTCGCTGCCCGCGACGAGCGCGAAGGGACGCTCGCGGCGCGAGCGCGCGTCGAACGAGCGCGCGCCCGTCAGCGGACGCGCTACGCGCCGCTGGGATGGCCGCAAGCCAACGGGCGAGCGCCTGGCCGCTGGCTCCAGAGCTCGACGCCAATAGAACCGGATGCAAGAGAGCTACTGGCAACGGCCGCCGAGCGGCTCGGACTATCGGCGCGCGCCTTTCACCGCGTGTTGCGCGTCGCGCGAACGATCGCGGACCTCGACGAGGACGATGTCACTCAGCCCGCGCACGTCGCCGAAGCGCTGCGCTTTCGCCCCGTGTCGTCGCGGGAGCTCGACGAGCCCTCCGCGCGATCGGCCTAG
- a CDS encoding M28 family peptidase yields MRQPLRFSTVVTLALFLPTRAVLAQDNPTGDPVVQRIYDEGMHRSQASRLAQVLMDSIGPRLTGSPANRAANDWLLRTYKSWGIDAKNEQYGTWRDWTRGASSLTLVAPRTRVLEATMHAWSAATPPNGVTSDVVIIPRAAENDSGFTRWLAGVRGKLVLASMPQPTCRPDSDIHFWADSGVYHHARALRDSAGAAWAARFSAAHVNPRSILTMLEHAGVAGVLTNSWSRGWGVDKIQSARVQTVPSFDVSCEDYSLLARLAENGQHPRVHAVAESHLASAESPVFNTIARIEGTVPNEYVMLSAHLDSWDAGSGATDNGTGTITMLEAMRILKTAYPRPRRTILVGHWSGEEEGDIGSSAFATDHADIVKGLQALFNQDNGTGEIDTVQTNGFVDGASFLARWMARMPADLTRNVTLMLPGVAHNESTDSDAFDCRDAPAFFLTSSDWSYTDYTWHTNRDTYDKVDFDEVKRNATLVAMFAYQAAEDPTTVSRTRRVPPTDPSTGQPLRVPKCDEAPRSWAATQRPR; encoded by the coding sequence ATGCGACAACCCCTCCGATTCTCGACTGTTGTTACACTCGCGCTGTTTCTCCCTACGCGCGCGGTGCTGGCGCAGGACAACCCGACTGGTGATCCCGTCGTCCAGCGGATCTACGACGAAGGCATGCATCGCTCCCAGGCGAGCCGGCTCGCCCAGGTGTTGATGGACTCCATCGGTCCCCGTCTCACGGGCTCACCCGCGAATCGCGCCGCGAACGACTGGTTGCTGCGCACATACAAATCATGGGGAATCGACGCGAAGAACGAGCAGTACGGAACCTGGCGCGACTGGACCCGCGGTGCGAGCAGCCTCACGCTCGTGGCGCCGCGCACGCGCGTGCTCGAGGCGACGATGCATGCCTGGAGCGCCGCGACACCACCGAACGGCGTGACGTCGGATGTGGTGATCATCCCGCGCGCCGCTGAGAATGACAGCGGCTTCACCAGATGGCTTGCCGGCGTGCGAGGGAAGCTGGTGCTCGCGTCGATGCCGCAACCAACCTGTCGGCCGGACTCGGATATTCACTTCTGGGCAGATTCGGGCGTGTATCACCACGCTCGCGCGCTGCGGGACAGTGCCGGCGCCGCGTGGGCGGCCCGTTTCTCCGCGGCGCACGTGAATCCGCGCTCGATTCTGACGATGCTCGAGCACGCAGGCGTCGCGGGCGTTCTCACGAACTCGTGGTCGCGTGGCTGGGGCGTCGACAAGATCCAGTCGGCGCGGGTGCAAACCGTTCCATCGTTTGACGTCTCCTGTGAGGACTACAGCCTCCTCGCGCGGCTCGCCGAGAATGGCCAGCATCCTCGCGTGCATGCCGTTGCCGAGTCGCATCTTGCTTCCGCTGAATCCCCCGTATTCAACACCATCGCGCGCATCGAGGGCACGGTGCCTAACGAATACGTCATGCTGTCGGCGCACCTCGATTCATGGGACGCGGGCAGCGGCGCAACGGACAACGGCACCGGCACCATCACCATGCTCGAGGCGATGCGCATTCTCAAGACGGCGTATCCACGCCCACGGCGCACGATTCTCGTCGGCCACTGGAGCGGCGAGGAAGAGGGTGATATCGGCTCCTCGGCCTTCGCCACGGATCACGCCGACATCGTGAAGGGACTTCAGGCACTCTTCAATCAGGATAATGGCACGGGTGAGATCGACACCGTGCAGACGAATGGCTTCGTGGACGGGGCGTCTTTCCTCGCGCGGTGGATGGCGCGCATGCCGGCGGATCTCACTCGCAACGTCACGCTCATGCTGCCAGGCGTCGCGCACAACGAGAGCACCGACAGTGACGCCTTCGATTGCCGCGATGCGCCGGCGTTCTTCCTCACGTCCTCGGATTGGTCGTACACCGACTACACGTGGCACACCAACCGCGACACCTACGACAAGGTCGACTTCGACGAGGTGAAGCGAAACGCGACGCTCGTCGCGATGTTCGCGTATCAGGCCGCAGAGGATCCGACGACCGTCTCGCGAACTCGCCGTGTTCCGCCGACCGACCCGAGCACCGGCCAACCGCTGCGAGTGCCGAAATGCGACGAGGCACCCCGAAGCTGGGCCGCCACGCAGCGCCCGCGCTAG